In Clostridium sp., one DNA window encodes the following:
- a CDS encoding heavy metal translocating P-type ATPase, which produces MRKERPLLKCSIVHSIRGRIRIRCRAVKYLSKYRKDIEKNIRNVSYINRANVEVITSGVLVYYDFEVVDADEVREIIESIIADYSIPAYQKEKKERSKMIVEERRLDNENSDELLKRLAVTIGGLATHRLTGDIALISGIGFLSRFTNVSSILSLVLSRPIIKSGIKSIVKAKRPNADTLTATSIIVALMTGRGFSALTTILLSDIAEYLTVCTMNKTKKAVKDMLDTGEKNVWKREPSGNFVNIPSSKIETGDIILHQSGDKVSIDGTIVKGSAVIDQSMITGEFMPESKDVGNSVFAGTIIKSGSILVRAEKIGSNTTVSKIINMVDDAANNKAQIQIYADKFSAQLIPLNFILAGIVYMSTKDITRALNMLIIDYSCGVRLSTATALSAVIHTSAKNGVLLKGGNIVETMSEADTIILDKTGTMTEGKPKLVSIIANGDLSKKELVEFAGAAEETSIHPLAHPILEKIKKSGWTIPEHTEPVVHISRGIETRVDGKVIRVGNAKFMNENNIDLGNIENEANRLVDRGENVLFVSRDDNIIGILGVHDTVRGNMKKAINRLRYLGFDDVKLLTGDLNYQAEAVASRMAMDGYESELLPEDKARYILNCQSGGSKVIMVGDGINDAPALAFADIGMSIGSTKTDIAMEASDVTITSDNPLLIPSTVVISRRAMSIIKQNFATTIGVNTVGLFLGAIGVLPVFWGAVLHNLTTILVVMNSGRLLFYDFEGGRR; this is translated from the coding sequence ATGAGGAAAGAAAGACCTTTGCTAAAGTGCAGTATAGTACATAGTATCAGGGGAAGGATTAGAATACGATGCAGGGCAGTGAAATATCTTTCGAAATACAGAAAGGACATAGAGAAAAATATTAGAAATGTTTCTTATATAAACAGGGCAAATGTTGAAGTTATAACTTCAGGAGTTCTTGTATACTATGATTTTGAGGTTGTAGATGCAGATGAAGTCAGAGAAATTATTGAATCCATTATCGCAGATTATTCCATACCAGCCTATCAGAAAGAAAAAAAAGAAAGAAGTAAAATGATTGTAGAGGAAAGAAGGCTGGATAATGAAAACAGTGATGAACTGCTAAAGCGACTTGCTGTAACTATAGGTGGACTTGCAACCCACAGGCTTACGGGTGACATTGCACTTATTTCCGGCATAGGATTTTTGTCGCGGTTTACGAATGTATCCTCTATTTTAAGCTTGGTTTTATCAAGACCCATTATAAAAAGTGGTATAAAATCCATAGTTAAAGCAAAAAGGCCGAATGCAGATACTCTTACAGCTACCTCCATAATTGTGGCGTTAATGACGGGAAGAGGGTTTTCCGCACTGACAACCATACTTTTATCTGACATTGCAGAATATCTGACAGTTTGTACCATGAATAAAACAAAGAAGGCAGTAAAAGATATGCTGGATACAGGTGAAAAGAACGTATGGAAAAGAGAACCGTCCGGCAATTTTGTAAACATACCTTCTTCGAAAATTGAAACAGGAGATATAATTTTGCATCAGAGCGGTGATAAAGTAAGTATAGATGGTACTATCGTAAAGGGATCTGCCGTGATTGACCAGTCAATGATTACAGGTGAGTTCATGCCGGAGAGTAAAGACGTTGGCAATAGTGTATTTGCAGGCACAATAATAAAATCTGGAAGTATACTTGTAAGGGCTGAAAAAATCGGAAGCAATACTACTGTTTCGAAAATTATAAATATGGTAGATGATGCAGCCAATAACAAAGCGCAAATTCAAATATATGCAGATAAATTTTCCGCACAACTTATACCTTTGAATTTCATCCTGGCTGGAATTGTATACATGTCTACAAAGGACATAACTAGGGCACTTAATATGCTTATAATAGATTATTCCTGTGGTGTAAGACTGTCTACAGCAACTGCATTGTCAGCTGTCATACACACCTCGGCAAAAAACGGTGTACTGCTTAAAGGTGGAAATATAGTTGAAACCATGTCTGAAGCTGACACTATAATTCTTGACAAGACAGGTACGATGACCGAGGGAAAACCGAAACTTGTGAGCATAATTGCAAATGGTGATCTGTCCAAGAAGGAACTTGTTGAATTTGCAGGGGCAGCCGAGGAAACTTCTATACATCCTCTTGCACATCCTATTCTGGAAAAAATCAAGAAATCCGGCTGGACTATTCCAGAGCATACCGAGCCAGTTGTCCATATTTCAAGAGGCATAGAAACGAGGGTAGATGGAAAAGTAATAAGAGTTGGAAATGCAAAATTTATGAATGAAAATAATATTGATTTAGGAAATATTGAAAATGAGGCAAACCGACTGGTGGATAGAGGAGAAAATGTGCTGTTTGTATCAAGAGATGATAATATAATCGGGATACTTGGAGTACACGATACTGTAAGGGGAAATATGAAAAAAGCAATAAACAGGCTTAGATATCTTGGGTTTGATGATGTGAAACTGCTTACGGGAGATCTGAATTATCAGGCTGAAGCCGTTGCAAGTAGAATGGCCATGGATGGTTATGAATCAGAACTTCTTCCAGAGGACAAGGCAAGATATATATTGAACTGCCAGAGTGGTGGTTCTAAAGTGATAATGGTGGGTGATGGAATAAACGATGCACCTGCACTGGCATTTGCAGATATAGGTATGTCCATTGGAAGCACCAAGACAGATATTGCAATGGAGGCTTCAGATGTTACGATAACAAGTGACAACCCGCTTTTGATTCCATCGACTGTAGTTATTTCGAGAAGGGCAATGTCAATAATAAAGCAAAATTTTGCAACTACCATTGGCGTGAATACAGTAGGGCTATTTCTTGGAGCAATAGGTGTACTCCCTGTATTCTGGGGAGCAGTACTGCATAACCTTACAACAATACTTGTGGTTATGAATTCCGGAAGGCTTTTATTCTATGATTTTGAAGGAGGTAGAAGGTAA